One segment of Fuscovulum ytuae DNA contains the following:
- a CDS encoding ABC transporter ATP-binding protein, producing the protein MADVVLSGLTKSYGTTRALTDMTMTIEDGSFVVLLGPTGAGKTTTLRLIAGLDRPDQGDIRIEGRSVLSDTPAQRDVAMVFQQYSLYPHLTVRENLAFPLRSPVLNWSEPDIARKIGEVAEVLRISHKLDNKATQLSGGEMQRVSIGRALVRSPRIYLMDEPLSSLDAKLRADLRIELKRIHAELGATFLYVTHDQIEAMTMASHVGVLDQGRLVQFGTPRDIYENPISTYVASRLGQPRINLLPADAFGAAKPGAAQIGLRPEHVHMGEGQAATVRRVEHLGDQTRLHLTMSGHEIITLADPHTTLAPGDAVAIRPETPLWFDASGNRI; encoded by the coding sequence ATGGCTGACGTCGTCCTTTCCGGCCTGACCAAATCCTACGGCACGACGCGCGCGCTGACCGATATGACGATGACCATCGAGGATGGCTCTTTCGTCGTCCTCCTTGGCCCCACCGGGGCAGGCAAGACCACCACGCTCCGCCTGATCGCGGGCCTCGACCGCCCCGATCAAGGCGATATCCGCATCGAAGGCCGCTCGGTGCTTTCCGACACACCCGCCCAACGCGACGTGGCGATGGTGTTCCAGCAATATTCGCTCTACCCCCACCTCACGGTGCGCGAAAACCTCGCCTTCCCGCTGCGTTCCCCGGTTCTGAACTGGTCCGAACCCGACATCGCCCGCAAGATCGGCGAAGTGGCCGAGGTGCTGCGCATCTCCCACAAGCTCGACAACAAGGCGACGCAGCTTTCGGGGGGCGAGATGCAGCGCGTCTCCATCGGCCGCGCCCTTGTCCGCAGCCCGCGCATCTATCTGATGGATGAACCGCTTTCCTCGCTTGATGCCAAACTCCGTGCCGATCTTCGGATCGAACTTAAACGCATCCATGCCGAACTGGGCGCGACCTTCCTCTATGTCACCCATGACCAGATCGAGGCGATGACCATGGCCTCGCATGTCGGTGTGCTGGATCAGGGCAGGCTCGTGCAATTCGGCACGCCCCGCGACATCTATGAAAACCCCATCAGCACCTATGTCGCCAGCCGCCTAGGTCAGCCCCGCATCAACCTTCTGCCCGCCGATGCCTTTGGCGCGGCCAAGCCCGGCGCGGCGCAGATCGGCCTTAGGCCCGAACATGTCCATATGGGCGAAGGCCAAGCCGCCACCGTCCGCCGCGTGGAACATCTGGGCGACCAGACGCGCCTGCATCTGACCATGAGCGGGCATGAGATCATCACGCTGGCCGATCCCCACACCACCCTCGCCCCCGGCGATGCCGTGGCGATCCGCCCCGAAACCCCGCTCTGGTTCGATGCCAGCGGCAACCGCATCTGA
- a CDS encoding ABC transporter ATP-binding protein, which translates to MAEIVIRNLRKEFGSFTAVQQSSFTIADGEFFMLLGPSGCGKTTTLRMIAGLELPTSGEILIDGEDVSQKPASQRDIAMVFQMFALYPHMNVRKNIAYPLVSQGVAKDEVKRRVEEVARILRIEHLLDKGVGGLSGGDRQRVALGRAIVRRPKAFMMDEPLGALDAEFRELMAEELRALHDRMGATTVYVTHDQLEAMQMGDKIVVMNHGVVEQFGTPQDIYDHPATLFVADFIGSPAMNFLRFEGAFRAGDTSIMLGGVPIETPELQAEAAPRPLVLGVRPEHVTLTDDAPYRGRVEATEYLGTTQIVTLSTAHGSVKARIPSGHVARPGETVGLSFTARSLSVFDAATGRAFRTAANAGVHHG; encoded by the coding sequence TTGGCTGAGATCGTCATCCGCAACCTGCGCAAGGAATTCGGCAGCTTCACCGCTGTCCAGCAATCCTCCTTCACCATCGCCGATGGCGAGTTTTTCATGCTGCTCGGCCCCTCCGGCTGCGGCAAGACCACCACGCTGCGCATGATCGCGGGCCTTGAACTGCCGACCTCGGGCGAGATCCTCATCGACGGCGAAGATGTCAGCCAAAAGCCCGCCTCGCAGCGCGACATCGCCATGGTCTTTCAGATGTTCGCCCTCTACCCGCATATGAATGTGCGGAAAAACATCGCCTATCCACTCGTCAGCCAAGGCGTCGCGAAGGATGAGGTGAAGCGGCGGGTCGAGGAAGTTGCCCGCATCCTGCGCATCGAACACCTGCTCGACAAAGGCGTGGGCGGCCTTTCGGGCGGCGACCGTCAGCGCGTGGCGCTGGGCCGCGCCATCGTCCGCCGCCCCAAGGCCTTCATGATGGACGAACCCTTGGGCGCGCTCGACGCCGAATTCCGCGAATTGATGGCGGAAGAGCTTCGCGCCCTTCACGACCGGATGGGCGCCACCACCGTCTATGTCACCCATGATCAGCTTGAGGCGATGCAAATGGGCGACAAGATCGTCGTGATGAACCATGGCGTCGTCGAACAATTCGGCACGCCACAGGATATCTATGACCACCCCGCCACGCTCTTCGTGGCCGATTTCATCGGCAGCCCAGCGATGAATTTCCTGCGCTTCGAAGGGGCCTTCCGTGCAGGCGACACCTCCATCATGTTGGGCGGCGTCCCCATAGAAACCCCTGAACTTCAGGCCGAGGCCGCGCCGCGCCCCCTTGTTCTTGGCGTGCGCCCCGAACATGTGACGCTCACCGATGACGCCCCCTATCGCGGCCGGGTGGAGGCGACGGAATATCTCGGTACCACCCAGATCGTGACGCTCTCCACCGCCCATGGTTCCGTTAAGGCCCGCATCCCCTCTGGCCATGTCGCCCGACCCGGCGAAACAGTGGGCCTCTCCTTCACCGCGCGCAGCCTGTCGGTCTTTGATGCCGCCACGGGCCGCGCCTTCCGCACAGCGGCGAATGCGGGGGTGCATCATGGCTGA
- a CDS encoding glycosyltransferase family 4 protein, with the protein MTVRVAHILNSLGTGGVPEAVLGLVRHGRANCFAPHVYCLKPAAEPEAARALRQKFEAAGATVHVALGADKIDAVAQLADWLMQQEIGVMHSHSFRPNIFGRMAGFLLRDNGLRIISHYHNQYDDKWLPGSSALSLERRMAAGTDALVAVSGAVQKHVAARLQVAIDRVEVIPNGIDCEKVGNQSKAEARAAFGLDAEAEVIGCVGRICRQKGQDLFVEAALDLLARGHLGQFALIGAAEDTALTEILKARVAAAGAGDRIIFLGHIKDMATVYAALDLLVAPSRWEGFGLMIVEAMAAGCPVVASNAGAIPEVAGGAARLVAVEDAGELARAMAETGSKMRAKMVVAGRKRAADFGWPRATAAVEALYERVLRC; encoded by the coding sequence ATGACGGTACGGGTCGCCCATATTCTTAACTCGCTTGGCACGGGTGGTGTGCCAGAGGCGGTTCTGGGACTGGTGCGCCATGGTCGGGCGAACTGCTTTGCGCCGCATGTCTATTGCCTGAAGCCTGCTGCCGAACCAGAAGCCGCGCGGGCCTTGCGGCAGAAGTTCGAAGCGGCTGGTGCGACCGTGCATGTCGCGCTGGGGGCAGACAAGATCGACGCGGTGGCGCAACTGGCCGATTGGCTGATGCAACAAGAGATCGGCGTCATGCATAGCCACAGTTTCAGGCCGAACATATTCGGACGAATGGCTGGTTTTCTTTTGCGTGACAATGGTTTGCGGATCATTTCTCACTATCACAACCAATATGATGACAAGTGGCTTCCGGGGTCTTCGGCCCTGTCACTGGAGCGGCGGATGGCGGCGGGGACGGATGCGTTGGTGGCCGTTTCAGGTGCGGTGCAAAAGCATGTTGCGGCGCGGTTGCAGGTGGCGATTGACCGGGTTGAGGTCATCCCGAACGGCATCGACTGCGAGAAAGTTGGGAACCAATCAAAGGCGGAGGCACGGGCAGCCTTTGGGTTGGACGCCGAGGCCGAGGTGATCGGCTGCGTGGGGCGTATCTGCCGCCAGAAAGGGCAAGACCTGTTCGTAGAGGCGGCGCTGGACTTGCTGGCGCGGGGGCATTTGGGGCAGTTCGCCCTGATCGGTGCAGCGGAAGATACCGCCTTGACCGAGATATTGAAGGCCCGCGTGGCTGCGGCGGGGGCTGGTGATCGGATCATTTTTCTTGGCCATATCAAAGACATGGCGACTGTTTATGCGGCGCTTGACCTGCTGGTGGCCCCCTCGCGGTGGGAAGGGTTCGGCCTGATGATTGTCGAGGCGATGGCGGCGGGCTGCCCGGTTGTTGCGAGCAACGCGGGCGCAATCCCCGAAGTGGCAGGGGGGGCGGCGCGGTTGGTGGCGGTGGAGGATGCAGGGGAACTGGCCCGTGCGATGGCGGAAACCGGCTCCAAGATGCGGGCGAAAATGGTGGTGGCGGGGCGGAAACGGGCCGCCGACTTCGGCTGGCCGCGCGCGACGGCGGCGGTAGAGGCGCTTTATGAACGGGTGCTAAGGTGTTGA
- a CDS encoding aminoglycoside phosphotransferase family protein translates to MHLDEPLADPATRILRYIPGRRATVMMAGSGEPIIQKFKKKERLVEAISRHRMVERAASGQYIPIPRLQTDQIGYCLTFCQGEALEGGLANANRLEALGSLIARLHDCDPAGLPEVDVPNDPLPWLQAAIPGLAPRLQRIWDALPKGNEKHLSLCHGDLSLAQVLVDRGTDPDHLTLLDFDRAGAGDAGRDLATLLCGLQDAALDHSFNAEQFVIEGYSRISSPPANLRPARAKAELERLRHLIRKGGTPSRRVIAGLEKAEAASLA, encoded by the coding sequence TTGCACCTTGATGAGCCGCTCGCAGACCCCGCAACACGCATCCTGCGCTATATCCCCGGACGCCGCGCCACCGTGATGATGGCGGGCAGCGGCGAACCGATTATCCAAAAATTCAAGAAAAAAGAACGGCTTGTCGAAGCTATCTCACGCCATAGGATGGTCGAGCGTGCGGCATCTGGCCAGTACATCCCAATCCCCCGGCTTCAAACCGATCAGATCGGCTATTGCCTTACCTTCTGCCAAGGCGAGGCGCTTGAGGGCGGACTTGCCAACGCAAATCGACTTGAGGCGCTTGGGTCGCTGATCGCGCGCTTGCATGATTGTGATCCTGCTGGGCTACCAGAAGTGGATGTACCGAACGATCCGTTGCCGTGGTTGCAAGCCGCCATCCCGGGTCTTGCGCCAAGATTGCAAAGGATATGGGACGCTTTGCCAAAGGGGAATGAAAAGCATCTGTCACTTTGTCACGGCGATTTATCGCTGGCCCAGGTTCTTGTGGATCGCGGGACGGATCCAGATCACCTGACCCTGCTTGACTTTGACCGGGCCGGGGCGGGCGATGCGGGACGTGACCTTGCGACGCTGCTATGCGGCTTGCAGGATGCCGCATTGGATCACAGCTTCAACGCGGAACAGTTTGTTATTGAGGGATATTCCAGAATTTCATCGCCTCCTGCAAACCTGCGTCCGGCACGCGCGAAGGCCGAACTGGAAAGGCTGCGCCACCTGATCCGCAAGGGCGGTACGCCAAGCCGGAGGGTCATTGCCGGCCTGGAAAAGGCAGAGGCAGCGAGTCTGGCATGA
- a CDS encoding histidine phosphatase family protein has protein sequence MLIHLARHGETAGNGRCYVGRQDLPLTAIGEAQAEGVARALAGRRIGQIWASPLQRAVQTAAPLAQATGLPLRTDPRLMEIDFGILEGRPKGKQSLSLRKAHATTPIDGGESLAQVTERVMDFWRDLPPIADGEVVIVGHYWVNRMLFGRIGDGRDYRPVTGSVVSFTPIWAENLL, from the coding sequence GTGTTGATTCATTTGGCCCGCCATGGCGAGACGGCAGGGAATGGGCGCTGCTATGTGGGGCGACAGGACCTGCCCTTGACGGCCATCGGAGAGGCGCAGGCAGAGGGGGTGGCGCGGGCGCTGGCGGGGCGGCGGATCGGGCAGATCTGGGCCAGCCCCTTGCAGCGGGCGGTGCAGACGGCGGCCCCCTTGGCGCAGGCGACGGGCCTTCCCCTGCGAACCGATCCGCGCCTGATGGAGATTGATTTCGGCATTCTGGAAGGGCGCCCCAAGGGAAAGCAATCCCTTAGCTTGCGGAAGGCCCATGCAACGACCCCTATAGATGGTGGCGAAAGCCTTGCCCAAGTCACCGAGCGGGTGATGGATTTTTGGCGCGATCTGCCCCCTATAGCGGACGGCGAGGTGGTGATCGTGGGCCATTACTGGGTCAATCGGATGCTGTTTGGTCGGATCGGCGACGGGCGGGACTATCGTCCGGTGACCGGGTCCGTGGTCAGCTTTACCCCCATCTGGGCGGAAAATCTGCTGTAA
- a CDS encoding dihydroxyacetone kinase subunit DhaK has protein sequence MKQFMNSKETLVTEALDGLIRASNGRLARLDGYPHIKVALRADWDRSKVALVSGGGSGHEPSHAGFVGQGMLTAAVCGDVFASPSVDAVLAGILAVTGKAGCLLIVKNYTGDRLNFGLAAERARAFGLKVSMVIVDDDVALPDLPQARGVAGTLFVHKIAGAMAEAGADLDTITAAAHRIIGGAISIGMSLDTCTVPGSPKEDRIGAGKAELGLGIHGEAGVEQVDFSGARAAMAMVVDRLLPHVGQGEHAALLNNLGATTPLEMSVLAEELARSPLGDRVKWLIGPAPLMTSLDMHGFSVSLLPVTGQEVAHLAAPVAPPAWPGLSTLAPIALRPLPDGLAPIQPVPSAHPAHRALLDRCCAALIACEKDLNALDAKSGDGDTGSTLAGAARALQSALDRLPLADATQLYRAIGMELSQTMGGSSGVLLAIFFAAAGDASASGRDWIGALSAGLDRVMQVGGAAPGHRTMIDALAPALAALPQGIEAAATAARAGADATAGMTRAKAGRASYLTADKLAGFNDPGAEGVARLFETLAKA, from the coding sequence ATGAAGCAGTTCATGAACAGCAAGGAAACGCTGGTCACCGAGGCGCTCGATGGCCTGATCCGCGCCTCCAACGGGCGGCTGGCGCGTCTCGACGGCTATCCGCATATCAAAGTGGCCCTCCGCGCCGATTGGGACCGCTCGAAGGTCGCCCTCGTCTCGGGTGGCGGGTCCGGGCATGAACCCAGCCATGCGGGCTTCGTCGGGCAGGGGATGCTGACGGCGGCCGTCTGCGGCGATGTCTTCGCCTCGCCTTCCGTCGATGCCGTTCTGGCCGGGATCTTGGCCGTCACGGGCAAGGCGGGCTGCCTGCTGATCGTCAAGAATTACACCGGCGACCGGCTCAATTTCGGCCTCGCCGCGGAACGGGCGCGGGCCTTCGGCCTCAAGGTCTCCATGGTCATCGTCGATGACGACGTGGCGCTCCCCGATCTGCCGCAGGCGCGCGGCGTGGCGGGCACGCTATTCGTCCACAAGATCGCGGGCGCCATGGCCGAAGCCGGGGCCGATCTCGATACGATCACCGCCGCCGCCCATCGCATCATCGGCGGGGCCATCTCTATCGGCATGTCGCTCGACACCTGCACCGTGCCCGGATCGCCCAAGGAAGACCGCATCGGCGCGGGCAAGGCCGAACTTGGCCTTGGCATCCATGGCGAGGCGGGGGTGGAACAGGTCGATTTCTCCGGTGCCCGCGCCGCCATGGCCATGGTGGTGGATCGGCTTCTGCCGCATGTGGGGCAGGGGGAACATGCGGCCCTTCTAAACAACCTCGGGGCCACGACGCCGCTTGAAATGTCGGTTCTGGCCGAAGAACTCGCCCGCTCCCCCTTGGGCGACCGTGTCAAATGGCTGATCGGCCCCGCGCCGCTGATGACGTCGCTCGACATGCATGGCTTTTCCGTCTCGCTCCTGCCCGTGACGGGGCAAGAGGTCGCGCATCTCGCCGCCCCCGTCGCGCCGCCGGCATGGCCGGGCCTCTCCACCCTTGCCCCCATCGCGCTGCGGCCCTTGCCCGATGGTCTGGCCCCGATCCAGCCCGTGCCCTCGGCCCATCCCGCACACCGCGCGCTGCTGGATCGCTGCTGCGCCGCGCTCATCGCCTGCGAGAAGGACCTGAACGCGCTTGATGCCAAATCCGGCGATGGCGACACCGGCTCCACCCTCGCCGGGGCCGCCCGCGCGCTGCAATCCGCGCTGGATCGCCTGCCGCTCGCCGATGCAACACAGCTTTACCGCGCCATCGGAATGGAACTGTCACAGACCATGGGCGGATCGTCCGGCGTGCTGCTTGCCATCTTCTTCGCCGCCGCAGGCGATGCCTCGGCCAGCGGGCGTGACTGGATCGGCGCGCTCTCGGCTGGCCTTGACCGGGTGATGCAGGTGGGCGGCGCCGCGCCGGGGCACCGCACAATGATCGACGCGCTGGCCCCCGCCCTCGCCGCCTTGCCACAAGGCATAGAAGCCGCCGCCACCGCCGCCCGCGCCGGGGCCGATGCGACGGCAGGCATGACCCGCGCCAAGGCGGGCCGCGCCTCCTATCTGACCGCAGACAAGCTCGCAGGCTTCAACGACCCCGGCGCCGAAGGCGTGGCGCGTCTTTTCGAGACGCTGGCCAAAGCCTGA
- a CDS encoding Gfo/Idh/MocA family protein, whose translation MAFRGVLIGCGFFARNHMAAWADLPGVEIVAVCDRDAEKARAYARDFGIPHWGVDAEALLAELRPDFVDIATTVGSHRALVELAAGQARLVICQKPFAETMEDARAMVAACAATGAILAVHENFRWQRPIREVKALLEQGAIGAPRWLRLSFRHGYDIYANQPYLAEVRDLALTDIGLHLFDMVRHLMGDVERLSCEVQRRNPRVAGFDAFQALLRHGSGAVSSVECSFHSQLSPDPFPQSLLVVEGDAGTIEVAEGFRLRLHRGDRVEARAVEPDCPTWGARPWHLIQESVLAFQRQAVAALEGRGGMEPSGAHNLGTLELVLAAIRAADEGVVVRL comes from the coding sequence ATGGCGTTTCGGGGGGTGCTGATCGGCTGCGGATTCTTCGCGCGCAACCATATGGCGGCTTGGGCCGATCTTCCGGGGGTGGAGATCGTGGCCGTCTGTGACCGCGACGCCGAGAAGGCCCGTGCCTATGCGCGGGATTTCGGCATTCCGCATTGGGGGGTGGATGCGGAGGCACTGCTGGCAGAGCTGCGCCCGGATTTCGTGGACATCGCGACAACGGTGGGGTCGCATCGCGCCCTGGTGGAATTGGCGGCAGGGCAGGCGCGGCTGGTGATCTGTCAGAAACCCTTTGCCGAGACGATGGAGGATGCCCGCGCCATGGTGGCGGCCTGTGCGGCGACGGGTGCGATACTGGCGGTGCATGAGAATTTCCGCTGGCAGCGGCCGATCCGCGAGGTGAAGGCCCTGCTTGAGCAGGGGGCAATCGGCGCGCCCCGCTGGCTGCGCCTGTCGTTCCGGCATGGCTATGACATCTATGCCAACCAGCCTTATCTGGCCGAGGTGCGCGATCTGGCGCTCACGGATATCGGGCTGCATCTTTTTGACATGGTGCGGCATCTGATGGGGGATGTAGAGCGGCTGTCCTGCGAAGTGCAGCGGCGCAACCCGCGAGTGGCGGGGTTCGACGCCTTTCAGGCGCTGCTGCGGCATGGGTCAGGGGCGGTGAGTTCGGTCGAATGCTCCTTTCATTCGCAGCTGTCGCCGGACCCGTTTCCGCAAAGCCTGCTGGTGGTGGAGGGGGATGCGGGAACGATCGAGGTGGCGGAAGGCTTCCGCCTGCGGCTGCATCGCGGCGATAGGGTCGAGGCGCGGGCGGTGGAGCCGGATTGCCCCACATGGGGCGCGCGGCCTTGGCATTTGATCCAGGAGTCGGTTCTGGCCTTTCAGCGGCAGGCGGTGGCAGCGCTGGAGGGGCGCGGGGGAATGGAGCCGTCGGGGGCGCATAACCTTGGCACGCTGGAGCTGGTGCTGGCGGCGATCCGGGCGGCGGATGAGGGGGTGGTGGTGCGGCTTTAG
- a CDS encoding phosphotransferase family protein yields MTQHMPNPTPTLPPTELIHAMIGGQLPGLGPIQLMRMHFPSGRAPHAQILHQGQVWILEWFGQAAADRRDAETERLARMGQPDSLRWNAKAGVLLRRPGTDAKLPGLRLLSDKELAERCLTDIGLKGPFTIALVAHRLGRRAVLRIRHADGTAYARLRSPTAQAAAAAIARHQSLWQAMSHNNDLRLPRPLGVDRALGLALYAALPGHPMQLRGLRGFSGIDATARALSALQQSRCDAPHWTAEDEIALLSQWEDRVITVFPDLGHKIQPKLLSIRKALRELPVMEPVTCHRDLHEGQILLFRGLAGLLDFDTLSRGDPAMDLGNLQAHLDLAGLRKDRSFAAYATAAERLFPQIKLSRIAVWRRVARLRLAMLWAFSGEPRANLSALLEDEV; encoded by the coding sequence ATGACACAGCATATGCCCAATCCGACCCCAACGCTTCCCCCGACCGAATTGATCCATGCGATGATCGGCGGGCAGCTGCCCGGCCTCGGTCCGATCCAGTTGATGCGCATGCATTTTCCATCAGGTCGCGCGCCCCATGCGCAAATTCTGCATCAGGGTCAGGTCTGGATTCTTGAATGGTTCGGCCAAGCTGCAGCAGATCGGCGCGACGCCGAGACTGAGCGTCTGGCGCGCATGGGCCAACCGGATAGCCTGCGCTGGAATGCAAAGGCCGGGGTTTTGTTGCGCCGGCCTGGAACCGACGCAAAGCTTCCCGGCCTGCGCCTGTTATCCGACAAAGAACTAGCGGAGCGCTGCCTGACGGACATCGGCTTGAAGGGCCCTTTCACTATCGCATTGGTCGCCCATCGGCTTGGCCGGAGGGCCGTGTTGCGCATCCGCCACGCCGATGGAACCGCTTATGCGCGCTTGCGGTCCCCCACTGCGCAAGCCGCAGCGGCGGCCATCGCGCGGCATCAGTCGCTCTGGCAGGCCATGTCCCACAATAATGACCTGAGGCTTCCCCGTCCCTTGGGTGTGGATCGGGCGCTTGGCCTTGCCCTTTACGCAGCGTTGCCCGGCCATCCGATGCAGCTTCGCGGACTGCGTGGGTTTTCCGGCATTGATGCGACAGCGCGGGCGCTGTCTGCCCTGCAACAGTCACGATGCGACGCGCCGCATTGGACAGCAGAGGATGAAATCGCGCTTTTGTCGCAATGGGAAGACCGCGTCATCACGGTGTTCCCCGATCTCGGCCACAAAATTCAGCCGAAACTACTGTCGATCCGCAAAGCCCTGCGTGAATTGCCTGTCATGGAGCCGGTGACCTGCCACCGCGACCTGCATGAAGGGCAGATACTTCTGTTTCGTGGCTTGGCCGGATTGCTGGATTTCGACACGCTTTCGCGCGGCGATCCGGCCATGGATTTGGGCAATCTGCAAGCGCATCTCGATCTTGCCGGGCTGCGAAAAGACCGCAGCTTCGCCGCCTATGCCACGGCTGCAGAACGGCTTTTCCCACAAATCAAGCTGTCACGCATCGCAGTATGGCGACGCGTGGCCCGGTTGCGGTTGGCCATGCTCTGGGCCTTTAGCGGCGAGCCGCGCGCCAACCTTTCCGCCCTGCTGGAGGATGAGGTATGA
- a CDS encoding phosphotransferase, with translation MDHRLPELATFLNESRDLAPRLLGCNAQSLPQIVRYRPGLSATFRWMSDDGRPFFVKVARNMQAQAHADLHSRLERQIEGSILGLTPVTGLLAERGIIAYAAAQGESLEDILVEGDTEAITTTLNRCHEAMRVLWSCDAPALLAMTLDDYLLPARRAASLILDADVEAGQQARRIIESCAANPPVLHHVPLHADLKPDHLFVESSRVTMIDTESMKRGDPDFDLALLDARLDLGSVIGTFSTKACIAARKVLWQAAGPNFHWFHGLARIHAAKFLALRDGASAAQDIRKVLLA, from the coding sequence ATGGATCACAGGCTGCCGGAACTTGCAACTTTTCTAAATGAAAGCCGAGACTTGGCTCCTCGGCTTCTTGGTTGCAATGCGCAGTCTTTGCCGCAAATTGTTCGCTACCGTCCGGGTCTTTCGGCAACCTTTCGCTGGATGTCGGATGATGGCCGCCCCTTCTTCGTGAAGGTCGCGCGCAACATGCAGGCCCAGGCGCATGCCGATCTTCATTCCAGACTGGAACGCCAGATCGAGGGCAGTATCTTGGGCCTAACCCCTGTCACGGGTCTTTTGGCGGAACGCGGGATCATCGCCTATGCCGCCGCCCAAGGTGAAAGCCTTGAGGATATTCTGGTCGAAGGCGATACCGAGGCGATCACAACGACCTTGAACCGTTGCCATGAGGCGATGCGGGTCTTGTGGTCCTGCGACGCGCCCGCGCTGCTTGCCATGACGCTTGACGACTATCTGCTCCCTGCCCGCCGGGCGGCCAGCCTTATTCTTGATGCCGATGTCGAAGCGGGCCAGCAGGCGCGGCGCATCATCGAGTCTTGCGCAGCCAATCCACCTGTCTTGCACCATGTCCCACTTCATGCCGACCTGAAACCTGATCATCTCTTCGTTGAATCCAGCCGGGTCACCATGATCGACACCGAAAGCATGAAGCGGGGCGATCCTGATTTCGACCTTGCACTGCTGGATGCCCGATTGGACCTTGGATCGGTCATCGGGACCTTCTCGACCAAGGCTTGTATTGCCGCGCGCAAGGTTCTTTGGCAGGCAGCAGGCCCCAATTTCCATTGGTTTCACGGTCTTGCACGCATCCATGCCGCAAAATTCCTGGCACTGCGGGATGGCGCGTCGGCCGCGCAGGATATTCGCAAGGTCCTGCTGGCATGA
- a CDS encoding bleomycin resistance protein has product MLEKLSPILPARDIAKTKAFWSRLGFETVYADAEYLLMKRDGAEVHFFHHAALDPAKNDHGAYLRPANVNALDAEWAALGLPATGIPRLMRAEDKPWGMRELALIDLNGSLIRAGQELPLG; this is encoded by the coding sequence ATGCTGGAAAAGCTCTCCCCGATCCTTCCCGCCCGCGACATCGCCAAGACCAAAGCTTTCTGGTCCCGCCTTGGCTTCGAAACCGTCTATGCCGATGCCGAATACCTGTTGATGAAACGCGACGGGGCCGAGGTGCATTTCTTCCACCACGCCGCGCTCGACCCGGCAAAGAACGACCACGGCGCCTACCTGCGCCCGGCCAACGTTAACGCGCTCGACGCCGAATGGGCCGCCCTTGGCCTGCCCGCCACGGGCATCCCGCGCCTGATGCGCGCCGAAGACAAACCTTGGGGCATGCGCGAACTTGCCCTCATCGACCTTAACGGCAGCCTCATCCGCGCCGGACAGGAGCTTCCCCTTGGCTGA